The following coding sequences are from one Saprospiraceae bacterium window:
- a CDS encoding ABC transporter permease, protein MRSLLPFLHFIRKEALHIWRDKQTLVILLGMPLAQILIFGFALTNEVKNSPIAIIDGAKDRYSADLIQKISASKYFDLVYNFSQVSEADDAFKKNQIKVALIFPSDFTESLEHQHKGNLQIIADGTDPNTATAIVSYLSAIISGFQMEILQRDKLPLTIQPQVKMLYNPQLKGVYNFVPGVMAMILLLVCTLMTSVSIVREKELGTMEILLASPVKPALVITAKMVPYLFLSMFNIASILLLSVTVFEMPINGSLLLLFFCSLIFIVTALMLGLMISTITDTQMTAMFISMVGMFLPTVMLSGFMFPIENMPKPLQFISNIVPAKYYYIMVKNIMIKGLGWSGIQKQVLTLLFMIVVISIITIRNFKPRLA, encoded by the coding sequence ATGAGATCATTATTACCATTTTTGCATTTTATAAGAAAGGAAGCCCTTCATATTTGGAGAGATAAACAAACTCTGGTCATATTATTGGGAATGCCTCTTGCCCAGATTTTGATATTCGGATTTGCTTTGACGAATGAAGTGAAAAATTCACCAATTGCTATCATAGATGGAGCCAAGGATAGATATAGTGCTGATCTGATCCAGAAAATATCAGCCAGTAAGTATTTTGATCTAGTGTATAATTTTTCTCAGGTGAGCGAAGCAGATGATGCTTTCAAAAAGAACCAGATCAAAGTAGCACTGATATTTCCATCAGATTTTACAGAGTCATTAGAACATCAACACAAAGGAAATCTTCAGATCATTGCAGATGGCACTGATCCGAATACTGCTACCGCAATAGTCAGTTATCTGTCTGCAATTATTTCAGGTTTTCAAATGGAGATATTGCAGAGAGATAAGTTACCGCTTACCATCCAACCACAAGTCAAGATGCTGTATAATCCACAGCTCAAGGGTGTGTACAATTTTGTGCCAGGAGTTATGGCGATGATACTGTTATTGGTCTGTACACTTATGACCTCTGTATCAATAGTCAGAGAGAAAGAACTCGGTACTATGGAAATTCTGCTGGCATCCCCCGTGAAACCAGCTTTGGTGATTACGGCCAAAATGGTTCCATATTTATTTCTTTCCATGTTCAATATTGCATCAATATTACTACTCAGCGTTACAGTTTTTGAAATGCCTATCAATGGAAGTCTTTTACTTCTTTTCTTTTGCAGTTTGATATTTATCGTAACTGCTTTGATGTTGGGTCTCATGATCAGCACTATAACAGATACTCAGATGACTGCTATGTTTATATCTATGGTAGGGATGTTTCTACCAACAGTAATGCTCAGCGGTTTCATGTTTCCTATCGAAAATATGCCAAAGCCTTTACAGTTTATTTCAAATATTGTACCGGCTAAATATTACTATATCATGGTGAAGAATATAATGATCAAAGGATTAGGATGGAGTGGTATACAAAAACAGGTTTTGACATTATTATTCATGATAGTTGTCATCAGCATCATTACGATTCGCAATTTCAAACCTAGACTGGCATGA
- a CDS encoding ABC transporter ATP-binding protein: MENKKESYPIFVRNLTKKFGDFVAVNQISFEVSKGEIFGFLGANGAGKTTAMRMLCGLSKASSGTAFVAGYSIDNQADQIKKSIGYMSQKFSLYDDLTVLENIRFYGGIYGMDDKVIQSRSLEVIEKLHLLAEKNTLVQELPLGWKQKLSFSVAMFHQPAIIFLDEPTGGVDPVTRREFWQMIYEASAQQTTIFVTTHYMDEAEYCDRISIMVDGDIAALGTPKELKQYYQADNMDQVFYLLARKATKSGD; this comes from the coding sequence ATGGAAAATAAGAAAGAATCGTATCCAATTTTTGTTCGGAATCTGACCAAAAAGTTTGGTGACTTTGTCGCTGTAAATCAGATTTCTTTTGAAGTAAGCAAGGGTGAAATTTTTGGGTTTTTAGGTGCAAATGGGGCAGGTAAAACAACAGCGATGCGAATGTTGTGTGGTCTCAGTAAGGCAAGCTCCGGGACAGCCTTTGTAGCAGGATACTCTATTGATAATCAAGCCGACCAAATAAAGAAAAGTATCGGTTATATGAGCCAAAAATTTTCACTTTATGACGACCTTACTGTTCTGGAGAATATCAGATTTTACGGAGGGATTTACGGAATGGACGATAAAGTAATCCAGAGCAGGTCTCTGGAAGTTATAGAGAAGCTCCATCTACTTGCGGAAAAGAATACATTAGTTCAGGAGTTACCACTTGGCTGGAAGCAAAAATTATCCTTCAGTGTTGCGATGTTTCATCAACCTGCTATAATTTTTTTGGATGAGCCAACAGGTGGTGTTGATCCTGTAACGAGGAGGGAGTTTTGGCAGATGATATACGAAGCTTCAGCACAACAAACTACTATATTTGTGACTACGCATTATATGGATGAAGCGGAGTACTGTGATCGAATATCTATTATGGTCGATGGAGATATAGCTGCATTAGGAACACCTAAAGAGTTGAAGCAATATTATCAAGCGGATAATATGGATCAGGTATTTTATTTACTGGCGAGGAAGGCAACTAAAAGCGGTGATTGA
- a CDS encoding ABC transporter ATP-binding protein — protein sequence MSVSISIQGLEKSYQTKQKTVKALQKTNLDIQAGELYGLIGPDGAGKTTLFRLLTTLLLPDSGTATVEGLDIIRDYNELRHIFGYMPGRFSLYQDLSVEENLDFFATIFQTSKEENFHLIRDIYVQLEPFRDRRAGKLSGGMKQKLALCCALIHRPKVLFLDEPTTGVDAVSRREFWAMLKNLQKHEITILVSTPYMDEANLCDKISLIQEGRIMASNSPRQIIETFPKSIYGVYTRDKYLTLHVLQDLAITDKIYPFGESLHWILKTDQAPSVPTQLQNIIQRIEKIEPDIEDVFIDYMRNGK from the coding sequence ATGTCAGTAAGTATTTCCATACAAGGACTTGAAAAGAGCTATCAGACCAAGCAGAAAACGGTCAAGGCTTTGCAAAAAACGAATTTGGATATTCAGGCTGGTGAATTGTATGGACTAATAGGTCCAGACGGAGCAGGAAAGACGACATTGTTTCGATTATTGACAACGCTACTTTTACCCGATAGTGGAACTGCCACTGTAGAAGGTTTGGATATTATTCGGGATTATAATGAGCTAAGACATATTTTCGGTTATATGCCGGGAAGATTTTCCTTGTATCAAGATTTATCTGTTGAAGAAAATCTAGATTTTTTTGCTACGATATTTCAAACCAGCAAAGAAGAAAATTTTCATTTGATTCGAGATATTTATGTTCAACTTGAACCATTTCGTGATAGAAGGGCTGGAAAATTGAGTGGAGGAATGAAGCAAAAATTGGCTTTATGTTGTGCCTTAATTCATCGACCAAAAGTATTGTTTTTGGATGAACCTACTACCGGTGTGGATGCTGTTTCCAGAAGAGAGTTCTGGGCAATGTTGAAGAATCTGCAAAAACATGAGATTACTATTTTGGTTTCTACACCTTATATGGATGAGGCAAATCTGTGCGATAAAATTTCACTAATTCAGGAGGGAAGAATAATGGCCTCAAATAGTCCGAGACAAATTATTGAGACGTTTCCAAAATCAATCTATGGAGTGTACACTCGTGATAAGTATTTGACTCTACATGTTCTACAAGACCTAGCTATTACTGATAAGATTTATCCTTTTGGAGAAAGTTTGCATTGGATTCTAAAAACGGATCAAGCTCCTTCAGTTCCAACTCAACTTCAAAATATTATTCAGCGAATAGAGAAAATTGAACCCGACATTGAAGATGTATTTATTGACTATATGAGAAATGGAAAATAA
- a CDS encoding HlyD family efflux transporter periplasmic adaptor subunit, protein MKNSLVIIVFGLLFLSACNKKENQFDATGIFESTEVLVASEVGGRIVKWEIEEGQKIEKNFLAAVLDTVPFQLQIEQIKASKKALFRKTVDVKPQVRVIKDQIEVQNSQLKTLLKEKNRFEKLVNADAATKKQLDDIIAQIDVVSKQIEVSNGQINVAESNVGTQNKSVLSEVEPLDRKQDILLDQIDRCKIENPIAGTVLTVYAHEGEVTGPGKPLYKIADLDNMILKAYVNAEQYAGLKINQDVKVFIDQSDKTFEELVGQVYWISSEAEFTPKTIQTKEERNNLVYAIKIRVKNDGKIKLGMYGEVKF, encoded by the coding sequence ATGAAAAATAGTTTGGTGATTATTGTATTCGGTTTACTGTTTTTATCTGCTTGTAACAAAAAGGAGAATCAGTTTGATGCGACCGGAATATTTGAGTCTACGGAGGTATTGGTAGCTTCTGAAGTAGGTGGAAGAATCGTAAAATGGGAAATCGAAGAGGGTCAAAAAATTGAAAAGAATTTTTTAGCTGCTGTTTTAGATACCGTGCCTTTTCAATTACAGATAGAGCAAATAAAAGCTTCAAAAAAAGCATTATTCAGAAAAACAGTTGATGTTAAACCTCAAGTAAGGGTGATAAAAGATCAGATTGAAGTCCAGAATTCCCAATTAAAAACACTCCTCAAAGAAAAAAACCGGTTCGAAAAACTTGTCAATGCGGATGCGGCCACCAAAAAGCAATTGGATGATATCATTGCTCAAATCGATGTAGTGAGCAAACAAATTGAAGTTAGTAATGGCCAAATTAATGTAGCGGAATCCAATGTCGGTACACAAAATAAAAGTGTTCTCAGTGAAGTGGAACCATTAGATAGAAAACAAGATATACTTTTGGACCAGATCGATCGATGCAAAATAGAAAATCCAATTGCCGGCACAGTATTGACAGTATATGCCCATGAAGGAGAGGTTACCGGACCGGGGAAACCACTTTATAAAATCGCTGATTTGGACAATATGATTCTTAAGGCTTATGTAAATGCTGAACAGTATGCAGGATTGAAAATTAACCAGGATGTTAAAGTATTTATAGACCAATCTGATAAAACTTTTGAAGAATTGGTAGGTCAGGTGTATTGGATCAGTTCTGAAGCTGAGTTCACTCCTAAAACGATACAAACAAAGGAAGAAAGAAATAATTTAGTTTATGCGATCAAGATTCGGGTGAAGAATGATGGCAAAATTAAATTGGGCATGTACGGTGAAGTGAAGTTTTGA
- a CDS encoding TolC family protein, whose protein sequence is MSNNFSIIKLSIFWACILVSSQLYSQKRYTIGQLYEWAIENAAITRGMALTEQNSDLQTRIASVANYPQISINGQSTYQSDVTSLPIKIPNINVQETSKDQYKLVLDVQQLIYNGGIVTLQKKIVRSNADSEKQQTLVEQAKLRDRILQVYAILLSYTPQKKVLELTKDDLDRVLSKVKAQFENGISFQSHVWNLEAEIKKWEQRMIELESQRSSSIKALELYTGRDLDDNALFAEEEFQVNMGDFKNLRPEWQLFQIQRSSLDLKSKSITAKRKPFVGLFAQGAYGRPGLNFLNNEFQFYYIAGVKAQWNLTPFYTTKKEKSIVELQKSMVQIQEDQYKMANDVQITGLREDLKKLDDILVKDQELIDLRTKIKRATEAQLEQGVITSADFIRELNAEENARQMKGLHETQKEIISIQLKNALGIYEK, encoded by the coding sequence ATGAGCAATAATTTTTCAATTATCAAATTAAGTATTTTTTGGGCTTGTATATTGGTCTCATCACAGTTATATTCTCAAAAGAGATATACGATTGGGCAATTGTATGAATGGGCCATAGAAAATGCTGCCATTACTAGGGGAATGGCATTAACTGAACAGAATTCGGATCTGCAAACTAGAATAGCAAGCGTCGCTAATTATCCGCAAATTAGCATAAACGGGCAGTCAACGTATCAATCTGATGTGACCTCCTTACCTATTAAAATTCCTAATATCAATGTACAAGAAACTTCCAAAGATCAATATAAATTGGTCTTAGATGTGCAGCAACTAATTTATAATGGAGGAATAGTTACTCTGCAGAAAAAAATAGTCAGAAGTAATGCGGATTCTGAGAAACAACAAACGCTTGTGGAGCAGGCAAAATTGAGAGATAGGATATTACAAGTTTATGCAATATTATTATCTTATACCCCTCAAAAGAAAGTACTAGAGCTGACTAAAGATGATTTGGATCGGGTTCTTTCAAAAGTGAAGGCTCAATTTGAAAATGGAATTAGCTTTCAGTCTCATGTATGGAACTTGGAAGCTGAGATTAAAAAATGGGAACAGCGTATGATTGAATTGGAATCGCAGAGATCTTCATCTATCAAAGCTTTAGAATTGTATACAGGTAGGGATTTGGATGATAATGCATTATTTGCCGAAGAAGAATTTCAAGTAAATATGGGAGACTTTAAGAACTTGCGCCCTGAATGGCAATTGTTCCAAATTCAAAGGAGTTCTTTGGACTTGAAATCAAAAAGTATTACTGCCAAACGCAAGCCATTTGTTGGATTATTTGCACAAGGCGCGTATGGTAGACCTGGCTTGAATTTTTTAAACAACGAATTTCAATTTTATTATATTGCAGGAGTAAAAGCACAATGGAATCTCACACCATTTTATACCACAAAAAAGGAGAAGAGTATAGTCGAGTTACAGAAATCAATGGTACAAATCCAAGAAGACCAGTATAAAATGGCTAATGATGTTCAAATTACAGGCTTGAGGGAAGATCTAAAAAAATTGGATGATATTTTAGTAAAGGATCAGGAATTGATTGATTTGAGGACTAAAATCAAAAGAGCGACAGAAGCCCAACTTGAACAAGGTGTGATTACATCAGCAGATTTTATACGTGAATTAAATGCTGAGGAAAATGCCCGTCAAATGAAAGGCTTGCATGAAACCCAAAAAGAGATTATTTCAATTCAATTAAAAAATGCATTAGGTATATATGAAAAATAG
- a CDS encoding TetR/AcrR family transcriptional regulator, translating into MEKSDSKEKLILSAARQEFMSKGFAGARMQDIADAAGANKALVHYYYKSKDNLFRIIFFEAVEKLVPQLKSLIENKQLSTITKLEGLVDVYMDMLVANPHLPLFVINEMHSNREIRKRGIQQLLHQLPIQDFIYEIRISIQKKRIQELRPLAFILKHFKHVCLSFCCCSTDSKISTIQQ; encoded by the coding sequence ATGGAAAAGTCAGATTCTAAAGAAAAATTGATACTGAGTGCTGCAAGACAAGAATTCATGAGCAAAGGGTTCGCTGGGGCACGAATGCAGGATATAGCCGATGCTGCAGGTGCCAATAAAGCTCTGGTACATTATTATTACAAATCGAAAGATAATCTATTCAGAATTATTTTCTTTGAGGCTGTGGAAAAACTAGTACCACAGTTGAAAAGTTTGATTGAGAATAAACAATTGAGCACAATAACAAAATTGGAAGGGTTAGTAGATGTGTATATGGATATGTTAGTTGCTAATCCGCATTTACCATTATTTGTAATCAATGAAATGCATTCTAATCGGGAGATAAGAAAAAGGGGAATCCAACAATTGCTCCATCAACTTCCTATTCAAGATTTCATTTATGAGATTAGGATTAGTATCCAAAAAAAAAGAATTCAAGAGCTTCGACCCCTTGCATTTATTCTTAAACATTTTAAGCATGTGTGTTTATCCTTTTGTTGCTGCTCCACTGATTCAAAAATTAGTACAATTCAACAATAA
- a CDS encoding right-handed parallel beta-helix repeat-containing protein, which produces MKIPITIFLFFVFVGVNAKSIYVNPKASSGNSGMSERQALKDIQTAALISEPGDTIWIMGGDYYGTEGSQAIASITKSGAAENWIVFKNYKEEVPVLHCTNMHGIVLQNVSFISLDGLEIKYEYKVDGEQAEQNNYSGIWMESGSFQVKNSNIQIINNEISGFGGSAIYLQACSKFTVSRNKLMNNCRGIKGPSAAIWIKDFLDLEEKKFFKNEIDGNEIFNNVSTSMQDYSTGDCITKLPGSGILLENQDIVLQKLRSISAQTSISNNVIYKNSGLAISVQTTPNLVIANNTCYKNIVANASCAELSLFNIMKGAIINNIIYTNRGKGGSRSKLLEYVDYKNNLYFNCTDYDKGIGDTLIDPQFMRLDEVRNIYDFRLKDRSPAINKGERNHTTLFDFMLNNRTLGPLPDLGAIESDYKFLNTQIYAKPFIDQKRIKAIWSTNYSSDRDEFTIVNHRGRSFEALLYAFDGALLQRFSSFHEKGTVLVISGMDLLPGVYYVRAMNEGESIIGRFVKLKK; this is translated from the coding sequence ATGAAAATTCCAATTACGATATTTTTATTTTTTGTGTTTGTTGGTGTGAATGCGAAAAGTATTTATGTGAACCCTAAAGCTTCATCCGGCAATTCTGGAATGAGTGAAAGGCAAGCTTTGAAAGACATTCAAACCGCGGCGTTGATTTCGGAGCCGGGAGATACGATTTGGATTATGGGCGGTGATTATTATGGGACAGAGGGGAGTCAAGCGATTGCAAGCATTACAAAATCAGGTGCAGCTGAAAACTGGATAGTTTTTAAAAATTATAAAGAAGAAGTACCAGTATTGCATTGCACAAACATGCATGGTATTGTTCTGCAAAATGTATCTTTTATCTCGCTGGATGGTCTTGAAATCAAATACGAATACAAAGTAGACGGAGAGCAAGCAGAGCAAAACAATTACTCGGGAATTTGGATGGAATCCGGATCGTTTCAAGTGAAAAATTCAAATATTCAGATCATCAATAATGAAATATCTGGGTTTGGAGGCTCAGCTATCTATTTGCAAGCTTGTTCCAAATTTACCGTTTCCAGAAATAAGCTAATGAACAATTGTCGAGGTATAAAAGGACCATCTGCAGCAATTTGGATCAAGGATTTTCTGGATTTGGAAGAAAAGAAATTTTTCAAGAATGAAATTGACGGCAATGAAATATTCAATAATGTCAGCACTAGTATGCAAGATTATAGCACCGGAGATTGTATTACAAAGCTGCCTGGTAGTGGAATATTGCTTGAGAATCAGGATATCGTTTTGCAGAAATTAAGAAGTATTTCAGCACAGACCAGTATATCCAATAATGTCATTTATAAAAATTCAGGGCTAGCGATTTCAGTACAAACGACTCCAAACCTTGTCATTGCAAATAATACATGTTATAAGAATATTGTAGCCAATGCTTCATGCGCAGAACTGAGTTTGTTTAACATAATGAAAGGTGCCATTATAAATAATATCATTTATACAAATCGGGGAAAAGGAGGTAGTCGTTCAAAATTATTGGAGTACGTTGATTATAAGAATAACCTTTACTTCAATTGTACAGACTACGATAAAGGAATAGGAGATACCTTGATTGATCCGCAGTTTATGAGATTGGATGAGGTCAGAAATATTTATGATTTCCGATTGAAAGATCGAAGTCCGGCCATCAATAAAGGTGAAAGAAATCACACGACTTTATTTGACTTTATGCTGAATAACAGAACCCTGGGGCCTTTACCTGATCTTGGTGCAATCGAAAGCGATTACAAGTTTTTGAACACACAGATTTATGCAAAACCCTTTATCGATCAAAAAAGAATTAAAGCCATCTGGTCCACAAATTATAGTTCTGACAGAGATGAATTTACCATTGTAAACCACCGAGGGAGATCATTTGAGGCATTGTTATATGCCTTTGATGGAGCATTATTGCAAAGGTTCAGCTCGTTTCATGAGAAAGGCACGGTACTGGTCATTTCAGGAATGGATTTGCTCCCAGGAGTGTATTATGTCAGGGCTATGAATGAAGGGGAATCAATTATAGGGCGATTTGTGAAGTTAAAAAAGTGA
- a CDS encoding DUF2480 family protein: protein MNDQIGTLINRVEQSGLVTIYPEKYLPEQEVVEFDLKQFLFMELILKELDFRDSLKKMDWTIYNKKNVAVFCSLDVIIPTWAYMLVSSYVQQNQGTAYFGTKEEVIRHLISQKIEALDVEIWRDKKLVIKGCSDFPVPASAYMDLMKKLQDVASSIMYGEPCSTVPVFKRKLNAEKT from the coding sequence ATGAATGATCAAATAGGAACACTCATCAATCGTGTGGAGCAAAGTGGTCTCGTCACAATTTATCCGGAAAAATATTTGCCAGAGCAGGAAGTAGTTGAGTTTGATCTGAAGCAATTTTTGTTCATGGAACTTATTTTAAAGGAGTTGGACTTTAGGGATTCGCTGAAAAAAATGGACTGGACCATTTATAATAAAAAAAACGTCGCTGTATTTTGTTCGTTGGATGTTATCATTCCAACTTGGGCTTATATGTTGGTATCATCATATGTCCAGCAGAATCAAGGCACTGCATATTTTGGCACAAAAGAAGAGGTTATTCGCCATCTCATTTCTCAAAAAATCGAAGCTCTGGATGTTGAAATCTGGAGAGATAAAAAACTTGTGATCAAAGGCTGTAGCGATTTTCCAGTACCTGCATCAGCTTATATGGACCTGATGAAAAAACTGCAGGATGTAGCTTCCAGTATTATGTATGGAGAACCATGCTCCACAGTGCCCGTTTTCAAGCGTAAATTGAATGCGGAGAAAACTTAG
- the scpB gene encoding SMC-Scp complex subunit ScpB, giving the protein MNLEQYFPAIESLIFASPQPVSAAEIKYCLENTLGLSMDTDIISDAVYNIQQKYEGDAFGIEIREIAGGYQFLSKPKHFDLVAEHIKLNNRKKLTRAAMESLAIIAYKQPVSKSEIEAIRGVNSDHSIQKLLEKELIEIKGRSEGPGRPILFGTSQRFMEYFGLKDLAELPRLKDFALSQEIGEPAPVEIDVKEEKAHQIVVNQSTEDE; this is encoded by the coding sequence ATGAATTTGGAACAATACTTTCCGGCAATTGAATCCTTGATTTTTGCATCACCGCAACCGGTCTCAGCTGCCGAAATCAAATATTGTTTGGAGAATACTCTTGGATTGAGCATGGATACTGATATTATCAGTGATGCTGTGTATAATATTCAACAAAAATACGAAGGAGATGCTTTCGGCATAGAAATTAGAGAGATCGCTGGTGGATATCAATTTTTATCCAAGCCCAAACATTTTGACCTGGTGGCAGAGCATATTAAGCTGAACAATCGCAAAAAACTAACCAGGGCTGCCATGGAATCTTTGGCTATTATCGCTTATAAACAACCGGTTTCAAAATCAGAAATTGAAGCGATTAGAGGTGTAAACAGCGATCACTCCATCCAAAAATTGCTTGAAAAGGAACTTATCGAAATTAAAGGAAGAAGTGAAGGTCCAGGTCGGCCGATCTTGTTTGGTACAAGCCAGAGGTTTATGGAGTATTTTGGTCTCAAAGACCTTGCTGAATTGCCTAGATTGAAGGACTTTGCTTTGAGCCAGGAAATCGGAGAACCAGCTCCTGTGGAAATAGACGTCAAGGAAGAGAAAGCACATCAAATAGTAGTAAACCAATCGACAGAAGATGAATGA
- the radA gene encoding DNA repair protein RadA produces the protein MSKIKSIYICSNCGANSPKWIGKCPSCEAWNTYREELFQKTNTEKNLSDLWKAQNSTNSLVQHAKRLDQIEAGSLTRWDTKDKELNRTLGGGLVRGSVILLAGQPGIGKSTLLLQLALQLPVEKTLYISGEESEEQIKLRALRLNKPLDHCFLLAENRLDLILTEAARLKPDVVIIDSVQTLTTPELDSAPGTISQIRECSNELIRYAKETGTPIFLIGHITKDGDIAGPKLLEHMVDTVLQFEGEKHYAYRILRTQKNRFGSTDELSLYEMTENGLKSIQNPSELLLSQHEERLSGSAVASTVEGLRPLLVETQALVSQAVYGNPQRVATGFDSKRLSLLLAVLEKRCGFQIGSQDVFLNIAGGIRISDPALDLAVTAALISSLEDHALHKQICFCGEVGLSGEIRAVSRIDLRIQEAERMGFKAIVISKYNIKNWDEKKSKIKVVALSTVNELYEKVFAR, from the coding sequence TTGTCAAAAATAAAATCAATCTATATTTGTTCAAACTGTGGTGCCAACTCTCCCAAATGGATAGGCAAATGTCCATCATGCGAAGCATGGAACACATATAGGGAAGAACTTTTTCAAAAAACAAATACAGAAAAAAATTTAAGCGACCTTTGGAAAGCCCAAAACTCAACAAATTCACTTGTCCAGCATGCAAAGCGACTGGATCAAATTGAAGCTGGCAGTCTGACCAGATGGGACACAAAGGATAAAGAGCTCAACCGCACATTGGGAGGAGGACTTGTGAGAGGGAGTGTCATCTTGTTAGCGGGTCAACCCGGTATAGGTAAATCGACTCTTTTATTACAACTGGCACTGCAACTGCCGGTGGAAAAAACACTGTACATTAGTGGTGAAGAAAGCGAAGAGCAAATCAAGCTCAGGGCTTTGAGACTCAATAAACCTTTAGATCATTGTTTTCTTTTAGCTGAAAATCGTTTGGATTTGATATTGACAGAAGCTGCGAGATTAAAACCGGATGTTGTCATCATCGACTCTGTCCAGACTTTAACGACACCTGAGCTAGACTCCGCACCAGGGACCATTTCCCAAATAAGAGAATGTTCCAATGAGCTAATTCGTTATGCTAAAGAAACAGGGACTCCGATCTTTTTGATCGGGCACATCACTAAAGATGGAGACATAGCAGGACCCAAATTACTGGAACATATGGTAGACACCGTACTTCAATTTGAAGGAGAAAAACATTACGCTTATCGGATACTTCGGACACAAAAAAACCGGTTCGGAAGTACCGATGAACTATCTCTTTATGAAATGACTGAAAATGGCCTAAAAAGTATCCAGAATCCTTCTGAGCTGTTACTATCACAACATGAAGAAAGGTTGAGTGGTAGCGCCGTTGCCTCAACAGTAGAGGGCTTAAGGCCACTCTTGGTGGAAACTCAAGCATTGGTTAGCCAAGCAGTGTACGGGAACCCTCAACGAGTTGCCACAGGATTTGACAGCAAAAGACTGTCTTTATTGCTCGCTGTTCTAGAAAAAAGATGTGGATTCCAAATTGGATCACAAGACGTGTTTCTCAATATAGCTGGAGGGATACGCATTTCAGATCCGGCATTGGATCTGGCAGTGACTGCAGCATTGATTTCCTCTTTGGAAGATCATGCACTACACAAACAAATTTGCTTTTGTGGGGAAGTTGGCTTGTCTGGTGAGATTAGAGCTGTATCCAGAATTGATCTTCGAATTCAGGAGGCGGAGAGAATGGGATTTAAAGCAATCGTAATCTCTAAGTATAATATCAAGAACTGGGACGAAAAAAAATCTAAAATCAAAGTCGTGGCTCTTTCAACAGTGAATGAGTTGTATGAAAAGGTTTTTGCCAGATAG
- a CDS encoding RidA family protein gives MKKIIFTPEAPAPIGPYSQAIEWNNTIFVSGQIAIDPKTGNLINENIELETHRVLDNIGAILNAAELSFQNVVKCSVFVKDIRQFSAINAVYTTYFSFEGAPARELVEVSQLPKYVSVEISCIAIRA, from the coding sequence ATGAAAAAAATCATTTTCACGCCGGAAGCTCCAGCTCCGATAGGACCATACAGTCAGGCCATCGAATGGAATAATACAATATTCGTCTCAGGTCAGATTGCAATTGACCCTAAAACCGGAAACTTGATCAATGAAAATATTGAACTGGAAACGCATAGAGTGCTTGACAATATCGGCGCTATCTTAAACGCAGCAGAATTGAGCTTTCAGAATGTTGTAAAATGTTCAGTATTCGTCAAAGACATCAGACAGTTTTCTGCAATAAATGCAGTGTATACCACCTATTTTTCATTTGAGGGGGCTCCTGCCAGAGAACTGGTTGAGGTAAGCCAACTACCTAAATATGTATCTGTAGAAATTTCCTGTATTGCGATCAGAGCTTAA
- a CDS encoding biopolymer transporter ExbD — protein MNIRGRKKEGAELSVESLNDIMFFLLLFFLIVSTLANPNVIKLMLPSSKQSEQTSKKPISISVTKDKRYYIEKEEIPFDQLESKLQQYLARESDLTVVLRLDQGLMVQDMVDVLQIGVNLKVKMVLATERTR, from the coding sequence ATGAATATAAGAGGCAGAAAAAAGGAAGGAGCTGAGTTGAGTGTCGAATCACTCAATGACATCATGTTTTTTCTATTGTTGTTTTTCTTGATTGTATCTACACTTGCCAATCCGAACGTAATCAAGTTGATGTTGCCATCATCTAAGCAAAGTGAGCAAACAAGTAAAAAACCAATCAGTATTTCTGTGACCAAGGACAAAAGGTATTATATCGAGAAAGAAGAAATACCGTTTGACCAACTGGAAAGCAAATTGCAGCAGTATCTGGCAAGAGAATCCGATCTAACCGTCGTTCTTCGCTTGGATCAGGGACTCATGGTTCAGGATATGGTTGATGTACTTCAGATTGGAGTCAATCTTAAAGTAAAAATGGTACTTGCCACAGAAAGAACTCGATAA